The genomic region tatggtgtcgcaatgcaacatgctgcgacacgacagtcgctgaaaaatccatctcaaatggattttttgcgactgtcgcagtcgcagcatgtcgcatgttgcattgcgacaccatagactatcattataaaaattgttgcgcaacattggtgcgacaaaatgtcgtcgtgtagacctagtctTATTCTTAATTTTAAATTCATTGGGACAGTAAAAAACTGACAAAGCCTCTAATATGGAAAAACAATGgctgagatttatcaaaaccgatGCAAAGGAAAATTGTGTTAGTtggccacagcaaccaatcagattccacctttaattttccaaaggagctctgaaaaattaaaggaggaatctgattggttgctatgggcaactaagccagttttcctttgcatcagttttgataaatctcccccaagatCTTGTTCCTTTTTAATTGTAAATGATGTGACCTGGTTACATTTTTTTCATTGCAGACTCTTTATGCTAAAATACAGAGGAGATGAAGATGACCATGCAGAGAGCTGTGAGCTCCACCttgcagtgcagatggacaaaccACAACACCTATCTGAGTTGCTGTGCCAGGACAGATATAAGAAGTATATTGAGAGCAGAAGTGGGTGGGGGGTCCCAGTAACTCCCCTCCGCCTGGCGGCTTCTCAGGGCTCTCTGGGGTGTGTGAAGATACTTCTAGCCAATGGAGCAGAGGTGGACTGCTTAGATGTTAAAGCACAGACTCCACTCTTTGCAGCTGTGAGTGCTGGGCACTTTGAgtgtgtgagggcattattaaaaGCTGGTGCCAACCCCTGTGGCAGTCCTTATAATAACTGCTCCCCTGTGCTGACAGCATCTCGGGAGGGTCGAGTCAAAATTTTGGAGGAACTTCTGGATTATGGTGCAGATACTAATATTAGATCAAAGAAAACACCAAGGAGGGCATTATCTAGTACAGGATGTAGCGGACCCTTATACCTTGCTGCTGTGTATGGCCACTTGGAATGCTTCAGAACTCTTCTTCTTTATGGAGCAGAACCTAATTACAACTGTACAGACAAGGTTATTTTAGGAAGAATGAAGCACCCTGTGTCTGTGCTAGAGATATGTCTGAAGCATGGCTGTGACCCAGAGTTTGTAAGTCTTCTCATTGATTTTGGAGCACATATATATCTACCCAACATGCATGCATACCAGTCATTGGCACTCCGCCAAGCCTTGGAGCTTCTACAGAGAGAAAAAGGTAAAGCTGCTTAGTATTCAACACATTCATAACTTTTAACAGGCAGTCTGTTACCCTATTTTAGTTGGATTCACACAATGTTGTCTATTTATGAAATCTCCAACCCCTTTCTTTTGgtgtcaaaaagtcacacattttgacACAAGCCCACATGCAAATAAACTTGCgacctacagtgccttgcaaaagtattcacccccttgactttgttcgtattttggtgcctcacaacctggaattaacatggattgtttgaggatttgcatcatttaatttacagaacatgcccacaactatgaagattttttttgtgaagcaaacaacaaataggacaaaataacagaaaaagtcaatgtgcataactattcacccccctaaagtcaatacttgtagagccaccttttccTCCAAGCCGCTTTGGATAAgtttctatgagcttgccacatcataccactgggatttttgcccattcctccttcaaaactgctccagctccttcaagttggatggtttgcgcttgtgaacagcaacctttaagtctgaccacagattttctattggattgagatctgggctttgactaggccattccatcacatttacatgtttccccttaaactacTCAAGTGTGGCTTTAGCAGTGTGTCATTGTctggctggaaggtgaaccttcatcctagcctcaaatcacgcacaaagtggtacaggttttgctcaagaatatccctgtatttagcaccatccatctttccctcaactctgcccagtttcccagtcccagctgctgaaaaacatccccaaagcatgatgc from Bufo gargarizans isolate SCDJY-AF-19 chromosome 9, ASM1485885v1, whole genome shotgun sequence harbors:
- the LOC122946426 gene encoding ankyrin repeat and SOCS box protein 12-like isoform X1; translation: MQCIWCGPPVPSSPPISSNATGFSGGLFQGCSTSSRLFMLKYRGDEDDHAESCELHLAVQMDKPQHLSELLCQDRYKKYIESRSGWGVPVTPLRLAASQGSLGCVKILLANGAEVDCLDVKAQTPLFAAVSAGHFECVRALLKAGANPCGSPYNNCSPVLTASREGRVKILEELLDYGADTNIRSKKTPRRALSSTGCSGPLYLAAVYGHLECFRTLLLYGAEPNYNCTDKVILGRMKHPVSVLEICLKHGCDPEFVSLLIDFGAHIYLPNMHAYQSLALRQALELLQREKEYPRSLMSQCRLSIRRQLNQMGRLRLIDQLKIPLRIIKYLQHQTDYCWEETVRGDKEYVGNNT
- the LOC122946426 gene encoding ankyrin repeat and SOCS box protein 12-like isoform X2: MLKYRGDEDDHAESCELHLAVQMDKPQHLSELLCQDRYKKYIESRSGWGVPVTPLRLAASQGSLGCVKILLANGAEVDCLDVKAQTPLFAAVSAGHFECVRALLKAGANPCGSPYNNCSPVLTASREGRVKILEELLDYGADTNIRSKKTPRRALSSTGCSGPLYLAAVYGHLECFRTLLLYGAEPNYNCTDKVILGRMKHPVSVLEICLKHGCDPEFVSLLIDFGAHIYLPNMHAYQSLALRQALELLQREKEYPRSLMSQCRLSIRRQLNQMGRLRLIDQLKIPLRIIKYLQHQTDYCWEETVRGDKEYVGNNT